A genomic region of Dreissena polymorpha isolate Duluth1 chromosome 4, UMN_Dpol_1.0, whole genome shotgun sequence contains the following coding sequences:
- the LOC127877939 gene encoding uncharacterized protein LOC127877939: MAISIMYWSNYVESHVKLSRNSEASSESDRVLKLFMDELRVIRASVQASMKNTSYNVTIHLEPEDNGVIQSSTCQCPMREFKCHHVAVALLFGYKRASKTDIKCSWIKRPKSASPKKTVTMAEMYLPNQPGYR; this comes from the exons ATGGCTATATCAATAATGTACTGGTCTAACTACGTTGAATCGCATGTTAAATTAAGTCGAAATAGTGAAGCATCGAGTGAAAGCGACAGGGTATTGAAATTATTTATGGACGAACTGCGTGTAATCCGTGCCAGCGTCCAGGCTTCGatgaaaaatacatcatataaTGTTACG aTTCACCTTGAACCAGAGGACAACGGCGTGATACAATCATCGACATGTCAGTGTCCAATGAGGGAATTCAAATGTCATCATGTGGCTGTTGCTTTACTGTTTGG ATACAAGAGAGCGAGCAAAACTGACATTAAGTGTTCCTGGATCAAGCGTCCGAAATCCGCATCACCCAAGAAAACTGTGACGATGGCGGAAATGTATTTACCAAATCAGCCTGGATACAGGTAA